TAGGGAATGTGAATCGTGATCGACTTGTCGAAGCCGTCCGCCCCCCGGAGATCCAGCCGAAACGCGGTACTCGCCCCGGTCAGCATCTGCGGGAGAGAGGGGGCGGAGCCGACGTCGAGGGATACCGTGCGTTCGGAGGAGAGCGCTCCGGCGGGAACGTCCACCCGCACGCCATAGAGGACGCTGCTCGAATCTTCCACCGTGAGGGTTCCGCCCGACGGGCCGATGGCCGCGGAAGCTTCCGGTTCGTCCACCGGCCCCGCCGGCCCGCCGTCGTCACCGCAGGAGAGGGTGAGAAGAAGAGCTGTCGCGGCGGCGATCCCGCCGGCGTGAATTCGTCTGAAATGGAACATGCCCGCATCCTCCGGTTGGCGTGAATCCGCGCGATGCCGGGAGGAAACCGTGAGAGTCCGTTCGCATTTCAGGAGGCATGTTCCGGTGGATTCCCGTCGTTTCCCCGCACATCTCGATTCTAACATTCCTTATTTCGCGAATGAAGGAAATCGATGAAAAATAAGCGGAGACGGACGGGATGGGGAAGAAGAAAAACCCCCCGCCCGTCGAACGAGCGGGGGGTTCGAATCGCGAACCGAATCGATTTAGAACCAGTAGAACCAACCGATCTCGGTGACGCCGGCGCCGACGGTATAGAAGTCCGTGGTGCCCTCCATGATCACATCGCCAGCCTCGTTCTCACGATCGCCGGTGATTTCGATGTTGAGGCCGTGGGAGGCGTTCACACCGAAGTTGTCGGTCACCATGAGGTTGACCGTCAACCAGCCATGGACCACGAAGTCGATCGGGCTGTTGTCGACCTGACCGAACGGGCCGTCCTCGTCGTACGAGGTGTAGTAAACCGAAACGGCCGGACGGAAATCGAGCGAGCAACGGTCATTCGCCATCAGCTCGATGGGCAGACCGAGGTGCACGTTGAACTCCATCCGGTTCGTGTCGTAGCTCGCCACACCGAGGCCGACGTCGGCCGCGATCTTCTCGGCCACCTGGTAACGGATGCCGATCGGGGCATTGCTGTTCACCCAGCCCAAGGCCATCGAGCCTACCGGCATCGCCGCGTAGGCGGTGGTGGTCATGAGTGCAGCTGCCGCCAAGAGCAGAACGACTTTACGCATTCGAGAAACCCTCCTTCTCGGATTGAAAAAGGCCATGTCGACCTGCCGGGCGCAGAATCGCAACACTGAACCCGGCTGTCAATAAAAAAACATTCACGAACTCTCATGGCTTTATGCCAGGACTGCGTGTTCCTGTCAACAGGAATCGTTCTCTTCTTCTTCCCTCGCAACCGGCTACGGCGTTCTCTTCAGAGGAATCCGCCATCGCTCCATCCCTTATCCCAAAATAATTCTCTATACAGAGAAACGATCCCTTCCCGTCGCCGGCCATGTCGTGGGCGGCGTCGTCATCTTCGTGACCGGCGCCTGAAAAAACCACTCGGCCCTTGACATAAGAAAACGGCGGCGGCGGCACCATATCTATTTTCTATCGAATTACATAACAACGGCTTGCGCGATCAATCCCGTGGCGATGTCGCGGCGATTCCACGGGCGGATTTCCGGAACGAAAAATGCGGGGGGTCTGTCCGGCCGGCAACCCGGGCAAGGCGCTCGGGAGGAGAGACCACCCTCTCTCTTTTTTGAAAACGGGAACGGCGGCGAGGAAGGAGCGGTCCGATGATGGGATGGGTAAGGGATGAAGCGGGTAAGACCGGCGCGGGAAGGACCTTCCTTTTTCCTCTCCTCTGCATCTTTTTTTTCTTCGATTACGCGGCGGTTCGAGCCTCCGATATCGACGGGAACGGGATCGACGACGACGCGGAAGTCGCGCTCGCGGAGAAGTTCCGGCCGACGTTGATTCTGCCGTCGGACGGCACGGATGGGATGAAGCCGTGCCCGGTCGGGATTCTCGGGGATGGAACGGCGCTCACCGCGGATCGATTGTGGGCGCGCGTATACAACGTGGCCGGTCGCTTGGTCGGCGTGTTTCGCGCGACCGATCCGGATTGGAACCCGGCGCCGACGTTCGCGTCTCCGTCGTTCAATTACTCCGGTTTCGGTTGGGACGGGAACGCGATCACCTACGTCGGAGCGCCCCCCGGCGCCGCCTACTACATCTACTACGTTCGTCTCTACCCGGACTACGGCGGACCCTCCGTCCGGTGCCCCGGCGACTGGCGAGCGCTCTACGCGTCGGGAAGCGGCGATCACCCGCCCGGCGCGGATCTGGAGCCGACCGTCTATGCGCATCTCCTCGCGGGCGCCGGGCAGCCGATCATCCAGTATTGGTTCTTCTTCCCCTTCAACGACTGGGTGAACAATCACGAGGGGGATTGGGAGCACGTCCACATCCGCGTCTCCTCCGCCGATCCCGGTTCGGCGGAGATTCTCTCCGCCTGTTTCTATTTCCACGGGCGTCACCAGATCCGGGAGGCCTCCTCGCTTCTTCTCGCCGACGGCGGCCATCCCGTGGTCTGGATAGGCGGATCGGGAGAGTGGAGCTGCGGAGGTTGCGACGGAAACAGCTGCCCCGGCGACGGGAACGGCGGACCGGAATCGCACGGGTGCTACCCCTTCCACGGCCACTGGCCCGATGTGGGAGCCGGCGTGCCCGGCTGCGGGAAGGCGGACGAGTGGGTGGCGCGATGCGGCGACGTCGTTCATTGGGCGGACATCCGCGTGACGATTCTCCCCGAGCCGGACCGTATCGACTATGCCGACGAACCGGGGCTCTCCTGGCACAAGGCGAAAATCCCATTCGGCACCCCCTTCGTCCCGAGCTACTGCGACGGCGCCTGCGAGTTCTTCGACGAGTTTCCGCCCACGGGGTGGCTCATTTCGGAATGCGGCAATCGAGCCCCCTTCGGCCCCGCTCACCACCCGAGCTGGGAGGGGTTCGATCTGTCCGATGGGGGAGGCGCCTATGCGGGAGGACCTTTACCGGAGGGACGGCCGACGACGCTCCTCGTTCCCGAGGAGTTCGACGGCATCCGGTCGGCGGCGTTGTGCGCGCTTCCGGGAGACACGATCCTCGTCGGGCCGGGGACTTATTCCGGCAAAGTACTCCTGACCGGGGGGGTGACCGTCTTCTCGACGGAGGGTGCCGACTCAACGGAGTGGATGGCGCCCTTCTTGGACCGGGCGGTCCGGGTGCGGAACAACGCGCGGAACGTGAGGATCGGCGCGCCGGGACGCGGTTTCCATTTCACCTGCGACTCGGCTTTCTTTCCTTTCTACTACGTGGTGTTGGCCGGGGACGACGGGATGGTGCTGGCCGGGAATCGCTTCGAACATCCCTCGCTTCTATCGGCGGTCTATGTCAGCGGGGATCCGGGACAAGTGCGGATCGAGTCCAACACGTTCTTGGGGAACAATCCGGCGATCCTGGCCCACCTCGGACCGGGAAGAGAAATGACCGTCGGCGGCGGACGGGACCGGGCGAATGACTTCACATACGTCTCGACCATGAAGCACATCAAGATTTATTGCGACTCCTGTCCCGCCGCGGACGGCGCCTATAATTACTGGGGGACCATCGACCCCGGGGCGATCGCGTCTCGGATCGACGATCCGGTTGGAGCGCTCGCGTGGGAACCGTGGACGGACTCGAGCCACACCGGCGTCTACGACAGGGAAAACGTGGGACTTCCCGGCCGGTCCGAACGGGTCGAATCGCTTCGTCTCGAAGCCGCCGAACCGAATCCCTCTTCGACGTCGATCCGCGTCCGTTTCACCCTCCCCCGCGCCGCGCCCGTAACGCTTGCTCTGTACGATGTAAGGGGGCGACGAGTCCGAGCGATCGAGATAGAAGAGCGGCGGGCGGGGGCATGCTCGCGGATCATGCGGGTGGACGACCTGCCGAGCGGCGTGTATTTCTTGAGAATCACTTCGGGGGAGAGGAGCGTCACCGGGAAGGTGATTCTCCTCCGATAAAAATGGGGGCGCCCCGTCCCCGCGGGGCGGAAGGGATAAGGGGAGATCGACGGGGAAGAAGTTACGGAGACGAGAAGAAAACCGGAGGGTCTCCTGCGGCGTGTTCGCGTCGATGGAGTGCGTGGAACGCGCCCCGGTGTGGCATTCCCCCAGAGGGATGGAGACGAAGGATGGTCTCGCGCAGAGAGAGGCCGAGCCCGTCTCGAAGAACACGAGGAAGAGTGAATGGAGAAAATGATTGCTCACCCCCCGGCCGGCGGGGAGAAGAGACGACGATCGGATTCCATCGGCGGAGTCCGGAAGGATCCCCCCAAAAACGCGAGGCGCCCCGGATCGCCCTTCCGTGAAATATTGCTCCTGCTCCTGGCGGCCGCGTTTCTCGCCGCGCCCGGGAGAATCCAGGCTTGGGACACGGAAGAGGTGGAGGGAGAGGAGAGGAAACAACGCGCTTTCTTCGGCGCCGGGATCGCCGTGGGCCTCGAATCGGATAGCTCGGAAGCGAACCTCGCCCTCAATTTCGGGTCGATCCGGCGGCTGGGGCACGGATTCGGAGCGGGCTGGGAAGCGGCGCTCCACGACCTCTACTCCTCAGGCGACCCCGTCTACGGCGGAGCGATCGTCCTGTTTCGCCTGGGCGTGACCGCGGAATGGCTCCCCCCCTTCCCCCGCGACACCCGCCCCTTTCTCGGCGGCGGCGCGGGCTGGTACTCCTGGGGGGAGCGGGGCGGTTGCGGCGATCGGGTCTGCTGGCCGTGGAGGGATAGCGCGCGCCACGACGCCTTCGGCGGATGGGTGGGCGGCGGCGTGCGGATGCCGCGCGGCTGGGGGAGGGATCTCTCCATCGCGGCTCAGTTCCACCCGTGGTCGACCTGGAACGAGGCGTGGGATTTCCTCAACGTCTTCGTCACGATCGGCTGGTAGTCGATCGGCAAGAGAACGGCCGATCGCAAAAACGCCCGGCCCCCGAAGGGACCGGGCGAGTTCGACGGATCGAGAGCGATCGTCTAGGGGCAGCTGGGACAGCCGCCGCGAATCATACGGAGCATCCTGTCCAGGACCATCTGTTCGGGCACTTTGCCGGCAAAATCGACGCCCAGGTCGAAGGAGCCGGTCACCGTCTTGTTGATCGTGCTCTGGGAAGTGGTCGTGATTTCCACGTCAAAGTCGAAACTCCCCACGATGTGGGAAGACGTCGCCTCGGTGATTGTGAGGGTTCCGCCCGCGCTCTCCGTGAGACCATCCGGATCCCCGTATACGACGCCTACTTGATTCCCCGTCGGCAAGTCACTCAGACCATAGGTGCCGGTCGTCGTGGGCGATGGGGTCGTAAAGATAAAAGAGGGGGTGTCACCCAGATTCACGGAAATACTGTAGTAGCCCTCGCCGGAGTCGTAGTAAACGAGCGCTTCCGCCCCGGTGAAATCGACATCGGTCGTGCCGCCGTTCGTGATCGTCGCGGTGAAACTGCCCGTCCCGGGATCGACAGGTGTATCGCCTCCGGTTCCAACAGGTCCCACATCCGGTACGCAGGGGTCGGGTACGTCGCCGATCCGCGTACCCACCACCGAATAGGTGGCGGTCACCGTTTCTCCGGCCAGCTCACCGCAGCCGGCTCCGTAGGTCATCTCCATGGTGCCGTTTCCTTGGTAGCTACCGGCCGAAACCGTCTCGGTGAACTCCAGGTCAATGGTGGTCTCACACGCCTCCGTCGTGTCCGTCTGCGTGCAGGCGACCGTCAGGGTGTTGCCGTTCCAGGTGAAGGTGCATTGCGGGGGGAGCCCGGCGGCGCTGTCGGCGGGCATCTCCGGACAGATCGTCACCGTCACCGTGTCCGAGAAACTGAACTGCATCTCCCCGACGGTGTACTCGATATGGGTCGAATCCTTCCAGACACCGACCCACTGGCTCGGCACGCTTACAAAGGTACCCTCTCCGTTGCCGCCGTTGCCGCCGTTGTCGGCCGGGTTGTCGTCATCGTCGCCGCAGCCGACGGCGAGCACGAAGGTCAGCGCCAGCACGGTGAGCAACGAGAACCACACGGCCCTTTTTTTCCCGTTTCTCGTCATGGTTCTACCCTCTCCTTTCGAAAAAGGGGCTTCCAGGAGGCTCACTCCCCTTCCGGGGACTCTTCCCAGGGGCATTGTGAACGCTTCCCTCCGGTTGTCAAATAAAACCAGAACCGCCAACTCACTTCCAGATCGTTCCTTACATGAATCCGCCTCCACGCCTCCCTCTTGCCGTTCCTCCGCAATCCCCCAGGGAACAGCTCGCCCGTCCTCCTCTCCACTTCCCGCTCGCGGCCGGCGGCCAGCCGGCGACGCCCCTATCTCCCGAGCGGCCCCGCGGGCCGCCCCGGTGCCACGCGGAGCTCGAAAAAACAAGAACTCGGATTGACATTTTCCCTCCACCATCTGGTAGGATGGTGTGTATGGAAGAGAACCGCCCCGAGCCTCCGCCCGAATGGCAAGAGCCCCCCAGGCAAGAGCCGGACCGGGAAGAGATCGAAAAACAGATGGAAGCGGCCATTCCCCCGGAGGGGGCTTCGACCGAATTGGAGGTCGGGCATCGCCTCAAGGGGAAGCTCGTCCAGATCGGCGAGAAGGAGAGCTTCCTCGACTACGGCGGGCGGAGCGAGGCGATCATCCTCTCCCAGGAACTCCGTGACGAGAAAGGGGAGATAAAATTCGCCGTCGGTGATTCGCTCGAGGCGACCATCGAATCGGTGGACGAGCAGGTCGTGCTCACTCTCGGTAAAAAATCCGGCCCCACCGACCGGGACGCCATTCGGGCCGCTTACGAGGGAAAGGTTCCCGTCGAGGGAACGGTGAAATCGACCAACAAAGGCGGGTTCGAGGTGGCCATCGGCAGCCTCCGCGCCTTCTGCCCCTTCTCACAGATCGACATCGCCTACTGCGCGGACCCCAATGTATTCGTCGGACAGAAGCTCTCCTTCCTCATCACGCGCTTCGATGGAGGCGGCCGCAATGTCGTCGTCTCCCGCCGCGTCATCCTCGAAGAGGAAAGGAAGGCGATGGTGAAGGAGACCGAGGAACGCCTGAAAGAGGGCGAGGTATTCGAGGGGATGATCCGCCGCGTCCTCCCCTTCGGCGCCTTCGTCGATATCGGCGGCATCGAGGGGTTGCTGCACGTCTCGGAACTCTCCCACGCCCACATAGGCGATCCCAAGGAGGTGCTCCAACCGGGCCAAGTCGTCAAGGTCCAGGTGATCGGCGTCGAGCAGAAAGAGAAGGGACGACGCATCTCCCTCTCCATGAAAGCGCTGGAGCCGGACCCTTGGGCCATCGCCATCGCCGAGTTGGAGCCGGGCAAGGTGGTGCGGGGAAAAGTGGCGCGCCTGACCGACTTCGGCGCCTTCGTGGAACTCGCTCCCGGCGTGGACGGACTCCTTCATATCTCCGAGATCAGCATGCAACGCATCAAGCACCCCCAGGACGTGCTGAGTCCCGACGAGGAGATCGAAGTCAAGATCCTCGACATCGACCCGGCGAAGAAGAGAATCTCCCTCTCCCGCAAAAGCCTCGAAAAACAAGCGGTTCAGCAGGAAGAGAAGGCCAAGCTGGCCGAATTCAAACAGCAGCAGAAAAAGAAAAAGGAAGATACCCGGCCGAAACCGGAGGATCTTCCTCCCCCGCCGACGGAATCGATGGAGACACTCCTCGACCGCCTCCAGGACAAGTTCCGCGACAACTCCCTCGACTAATCGCCGCCGCCTCGCACGGCCGACGCCTCTGTGGTATTCTGGCTTCGCGGTGGGAGCGTGGGGGCGTCCCCGCCGACAAAGCGAGTATTCCCCCGCGCCCTACCCAACGAGACGGAGCCATGCCGAAACCGATTGCACGCACCCAGGACAGACATCGCCTGTATGAAGCCTCGGTCCAGAATCCGGACGAAGAGGTACGTTTCATCCGCCGCGTATACAAACAACGGTATGGAAGAACCCCGGTTTTTCTACGCGAGGACTTCTGCGGCACCGCCGCCGTCTGCGCCCGCTGGGTGAAATCGTTCCCCGAAAACCGCGCCGTCGGCGTCGACCTGGACGAAGAAACCTTGGAGTGGGGGAGGCGGAACAACATCGAACCGCTCGGCCGGGCCGCCGAGCAGGTGCGCCTGATTTTGGGCGACGTTCGCTCCCGCCGCGCCTTCCGTCCCGAGGTGGTGGCGGCGATGAACTTCTCCTACTTCGTCTTCAAGGATCGCGCCGCGCTCCTCGATTATTACCGGCGGGTGCGGCGAAGCCTGCGTCCCGAGGGGATGTTCGTTTTCGATATCTACGGCGGCCCGGAATCCCAGATTCCACAGGAAGAAGAAACCGATTATGACGACTTCACCTACGTCTGGGACCAGGACCACTACGATCCGGTCACGGGCGCCTATCGTTGTTACATCCATTTCCGTTTCCCGGACGGGAGCCGGATTCGGAAGGCTTTCGCCTACGACTGGCGACTCTGGACGCTGACGGAAGTTCAGGACCTGCTCCGTGAAGCGGGCTTTTCGGAAACACGCGTTTATTGGGAGGGGACGGACGAGGACGGCGACGGGAACGGTGTGTTCCGGCCGGTCAAGAAAGGGGACGACGCGATCTCCTGGGTCGCCTATGTGACGGCTTTCTGCTGATGGGGCCAAGTGCGCCGCGACAACAAGAAAGGAGTGCGTTCGCCGTCACGGGAACGGCCGGCGATGTCTACAGCCCGCCGGCCGCGAGCCGGTCGAGAGTGGTTTTCCCTCCCGCCAGGTCCTTCTCCACCTTCTCGAGACGCTCCCTCGTCCCGAGGTCGGCCCAGTAGCGCCCATCCATCGGGAAGGCACGCACCTCCGCTCCTTCGGCCACCCAGACGAGGTAGGCGTCGATCAGATCGAAAGCTCCTTCGCCGGGGAGGCGCTCGGCGAATCCCGCGCGGATCACCTGGATCCCGTTGAACGCGAGGGGACGGGTCCCGCCGCGCGGCCGCCGAATCTCCGGTCCGCCCCATCTCCCGCAGACCATCCCACCGGAGTCCACGGCGAGGGCCCGCCCGGTCGGGCGATCCATCACCGCCAGCGTCGCCCGCGCGCCGGTCCGACGGTGCTCCGCCAGGAGGTCGGCGAGCGGAAGATCGGACAACACATCCACGTTGTGGACGAGCAGCGGTCCGTCGCCGCCCAGCAGGGCGGCCGCCCGTTTCACCCCTCCGCCGGTGCCGAGCAGGAGATCCTCCCGAGAGAGGAGGACCGGGCAGGGCGCGGGCGTTCCGCTCCGTAAAAACTCCTCCAGCCGATCGGCGTGGTGGTGGGCGTTGACGGCGATCCGATCGAATCCGGCGACGGCGAGCTTCGCCAGTGCGATTCGCAGAAGGGGAACGCCTCCGACGGTGAGAAGCGCCTTGGGTGTCCGGTCGGTGAGCGGACGGAGGCGACTCCCGATTCCCGCGGCGAGAACGACGGCGTTCAAGGATTCTCCCCGGGCAGGTCGTGGTGGGTCAGATCACAGCGCTCGCCGCGCCCCGACAGGTGGCGGCAAAGCTCCTCGGCCAGCCATACGGAGCGGTGCCGGCCGCCGGTGCAGCCGAAGCAGACGGTGAAGTCCTCATACTCCTTCGCCCGAACCCCCTCCACCGCGTCCTCCACCATGCGAAACACCCTCTCCCGAAAGGCCCGCGCCTCCTCCCTCGCCTCCAGAAAAGAGGCCACATCCGGGTCCCGTCCGGTCCGATCCCGGTAGCGCTCCTCCCGGCCCGGGTTGGGAAGAAACCGGCAGTCGAACACGAAGCCGCCGCCGTGCCCGGTCGGGTCGGCGGGGATGCCGCTCCCGTGATAGGAAAAGCTGCACACATGAATTCGGGGCGTTCGGCTCATCGCTCGGGCACCCTCACCGCGTCCGGATCTTCGGTGATGCGCGACACCAGATCGCGCAGCGCGCCCGGCCGGGCGAGGGGCCCGTCGCGGGCGAGGAGCGCGCGCAGGTTGGCGATCGCGAAGGGGACGCTATCGAGAAATCGCGTCTTCTCCTGCCGAATTCCCAGATTACCATAAGCGCCGAGCGCTTGAAGGATCCGGATCAGGACGAAACCGGGGAAGAGACGAAGGAAGCGCTCGCGGTCCACGGGTATGCGGCCGGCCAGTTCCTCCAGATACGTTTCGGTCAGTCGCGCACGGACCTCCTCGCCGAGATCGGCGCGGGCACTGTAGAGAAGGGAAGCGAGGTCGTAGGCCAGGGGGCCGCGGCGGCCGGACTGATAGTCGATGAACCAAGGGCGGTCATCGAGGATCATCACGTTGCGGGCTTGGAAATCCCGGTACAGGAAGTAGTCGCGGTCCTCGCCGTCCAACTCGGCGACCAAACGGTCGAAGTCGCGATCGAGAGCTTTCCCGTCGAGGGGGCCTCGGTAGAGCAGTCCGAGAAAATGCTCCCGGAAATAATCGATGTCGCGGCGCATCGCCGCCGCGCCGAATTCCCCCCCCTGGTGACAGAGGCCGTAGTCGAGGCCGCGGTGCCCGTCGATCTGAAAGCGGACGAGCGCGCGGACCGTCTCTTCGTAGATGGGAAGAATCCCGCCGGGGAAACGCCCCTCCCGGCGGACCGCGAGAAGACGGCGGTGGAGCGTTTCGTCTCCCAAATCCGTTTCGAGGTAGAGCCCCTCCCCCGCGTCCTCGGCGATGATCTCCGGCACGGGGAGTCCGACGGAGCGGAAGTGCCGGCTGAACCCGATGAAGGCGTCGTTCTCGGCGCGGTTCCCGCCGCGCACGCCGACGACGCTCCGCCCGCCGCTCCGGAGACGGAGGATTTTCCGGTTCGAGCCGTCCGAGCGGATCGGAACGATCTCCTCAGGCTCCACGCCGAACACGCGGAGATAGAGGGCGGCCAGCGCGGCGCGCGTTTCGGGATCGCTCATAACGGGCATCCTTGTTTCATCGAAGGGAGACTACCGGGCGGGCGGGAACGGGTCAAGGCGGCGGCGGGCAGCCCACGCGCCGTTTCCGAATCCCGGCGCCGGAGAGCCGCGTTCATCCTCCGGCGCTCCATTCACCGCTTTTGCCCCCCCGCTTTTCGAGCAGGCGGACCGTCTCGATGACGATTCCCTTCCCCGCGGATTTGCACATGTCGTAGACGGTGAGCGCGGCGGCGGCGGCGGCGGTCATCGCCTCCATCTCCACGCCGGTCCGGGATCGAGAGGAGACGACGCAGGTGATCCGGACCCTTTCTCCGTCAAGAGTCGTCTCCACGTCCACGTGATCGATCGGGATCGGGTGGCAGAGCGGGATCAGATCCGGCGTCCGCTTGGCGGCCATCACCCCGGCGATCCGCGCCGTCTCCAGCACGTTCCCTTTGGCGACCGCCCCGGTTTCGGCGAGAAGTCGCGCCGTCTCCGGTCCGAGCCGGACCGTCGCCTCGGCGCGGGCGTACCGGTCGGTCGCCTCCTTGCCGGAAAGGTCCACCATGCGGGCGCGCCCGTCCGGGCCGGAATGGCTCAATCGTCTTTCACTCATCCATCAACCTCCGAGGCGGTGCATCGCCTCGCCGGTCCGCATACCGCTCCTTTGCGGTTTGCCGCGGAGCGCCGCTTCCAGCGCGCCGGCGAGCCCGGCGGCGCGCGCGGCGGCGGGGCCACGCAGAATCGGCCGCAGATCCACGCCGTCGGCGCTCATCAGGCACCCGCGCAGGAGACCCGCGGCGCCGAGACGAAGCCGCCCACAGCTCGCACAGAATGGATGGGTGACCGGCGCGATCAATCCGACCGTCCCCTCGCGCCCGTCCGGAGCGGTCAAGGCGTAGCGGACCGAGGTGGACCCGCTCCGCGTCGGGAGGGGCCGGAGATCGAAAGCCTCCCGGATTCGATCGAGCGCTTCCCCCGCCGGCGCGAAGAAGTCGTCGTGGATGGTCCCCGCCTCGCCGATCGCCATCAGCTCCAGGAAACGGACCTCCACGCCGCGATCGAGACCGAAGCGGACCAGGTCGACCGTCTCGTCCAGGTTGCGGTCGCGGAGAAGCACCACGTTCAAACGGACCGGCTCCAATCCGGCGCGGCGCGCCGCTTCGATCCCGCGCAGGGTCTTTTCCACTTCGCCGGCGCGGCGGAGTTCACGGAAACGCTCGGGGCGGAGCGAGTCGAGGCTGATGTTGACGCGGTGGAGGCCGGCCCGCCGGAGCGCCTCGGCGCGCCCCTCCAGGCGTTGCCCGTTTGTGGTGAGAGCCAGATCCTCCAGGCCGAGAGCGGCGAGCCTCCCGATCAGGTCCTCGATACCGGGGCGGAGAAGCGGCTCGCCTCCGGTGATCCGCACACGGCGAAGACCGGTGCGTTCCTTGAGGAAGCGGACCGTTTCGATGATCTCCTCGTCGGTCAGCAGTTCCTCCTCCTCGACGAACCGCCCGCCGTGCAAGGGCATGCAGTAGAGACAGCGGAGATCGCACCGATCGGTGACGGAGAGGCGGAGGCGATCGATGGCGCGCCCGTAGCGGTCTACCACGAATACCTCCAGGGATGAAAATCAACGGCGACGCCCTCGGCGAGCCGGATCGGGCCGTCGGGGAGCATGATCACACCATCGCCGCGGGAGGCGGTGACGAAGTCTCCCGATCCGTGGTTGTCGAGTGCTTCCACGGCGGTCACTCCGCCCGCGTGGATGAGCCGCGCGGGGAGAAAAAAGCGGAGAGGGAGAAGGCGCTCCACGCCGGCGGCGAGGGGAATGCGGACGGACGGTCCCGACGGGTCGGCGAAGCCCGCCATGCGCCGGAGGCCGCGCAGGGCGATCTCCCGGAAAGTGACTTGGAAAGAGACCGGATTGCCGGGGAGCGCGAACACCGGTTTTCCCTCCGCCGTACGGCCGAACCAGCACGGCTTGCCCGGGCGGATCGCCACCTTGTGGAAGAGGCGCCGAACACCGCACTCGCCCAGCGCGTCCGGGACCAGGTCCCGGCGGCCCATGGAAACGCCGCCGCTCATGACCAGCGCGTCGGCCTCCTCCAGCGCGGCCGATATCGCCGCGGTGAGAACCTCGCGGTCGTCCGGCGCGCGGCGAAAGGAGGACGCCGCGAGCCAGGGCGTCCGGTCGATGAGCGCCCGGAGGCCCGGGCCGTTTCCTTCCCGGATGTGCGTGGGAGCCGGTGTCTCTTCCACACCGATCACCTCGTCTCCGGTTCCCACGTAGGCGACGCGCACCGGGCGGCGGACCGCCACCTGCGCCGCGCCGACCGATGCGGCGAGCACCACGCGATGCGGGTCGAGAGTCGTTCCCGCGCCGACGGCGACGTCGCCGCGCCGCGCGTCGATCCCGCGCGGGTGCACGTAGAGCCCGGCGCGCATCTCCGGCTCGTCGATCCGGACCCTTCCATCCCCGGCGGTC
This window of the Candidatus Eisenbacteria bacterium genome carries:
- a CDS encoding molybdopterin molybdotransferase MoeA yields the protein MIPFEEAIRIVDANTDPLEQETLPLIEAAGRVLAEAIAADRDLPPFHRSERDGWAVRSADFRGGRADLCLLESILWAGRPPDVVVGPGECARIMTGAPLPEGADAVAMVEMGTAGDGRVRIDEPEMRAGLYVHPRGIDARRGDVAVGAGTTLDPHRVVLAASVGAAQVAVRRPVRVAYVGTGDEVIGVEETPAPTHIREGNGPGLRALIDRTPWLAASSFRRAPDDREVLTAAISAALEEADALVMSGGVSMGRRDLVPDALGECGVRRLFHKVAIRPGKPCWFGRTAEGKPVFALPGNPVSFQVTFREIALRGLRRMAGFADPSGPSVRIPLAAGVERLLPLRFFLPARLIHAGGVTAVEALDNHGSGDFVTASRGDGVIMLPDGPIRLAEGVAVDFHPWRYSW
- the moaA gene encoding GTP 3',8-cyclase MoaA → MVDRYGRAIDRLRLSVTDRCDLRCLYCMPLHGGRFVEEEELLTDEEIIETVRFLKERTGLRRVRITGGEPLLRPGIEDLIGRLAALGLEDLALTTNGQRLEGRAEALRRAGLHRVNISLDSLRPERFRELRRAGEVEKTLRGIEAARRAGLEPVRLNVVLLRDRNLDETVDLVRFGLDRGVEVRFLELMAIGEAGTIHDDFFAPAGEALDRIREAFDLRPLPTRSGSTSVRYALTAPDGREGTVGLIAPVTHPFCASCGRLRLGAAGLLRGCLMSADGVDLRPILRGPAAARAAGLAGALEAALRGKPQRSGMRTGEAMHRLGG